The Mucilaginibacter mallensis genome has a segment encoding these proteins:
- a CDS encoding cupin domain-containing protein encodes MNDKFKPNSCTFERGIERINHAIVATNFKRSLKEKISTSKDPDIQELLTSLYVDNVPDNFKKWQLPFYLDRSQFYISTGISGAFVPEHSHNDGDGLRYIVSGSIEYNGKVLSAGDWMYIPKGVKYSFTVGKLGATMFYCYQCCCA; translated from the coding sequence ATGAACGATAAATTCAAACCAAACAGTTGCACATTTGAGCGAGGCATTGAGCGAATAAATCATGCTATCGTAGCAACTAATTTTAAAAGGTCTCTGAAAGAAAAAATTTCAACCTCAAAAGATCCGGATATACAGGAGCTTTTGACAAGCCTGTATGTAGATAACGTACCGGACAATTTTAAAAAATGGCAACTGCCATTTTATCTTGACAGGTCACAGTTTTATATATCCACTGGTATTTCAGGGGCATTTGTTCCAGAACATTCTCATAATGATGGCGATGGCCTTAGGTATATTGTTAGCGGCTCAATTGAATATAATGGGAAAGTGCTTTCTGCCGGTGATTGGATGTATATTCCTAAAGGTGTTAAATATTCATTTACTGTTGGAAAATTG